The stretch of DNA GCCGTTTTAACGAAGACCGATTGGTCGAAGACGACGCTCGTTTTCAAGGCCTCGGGGATGTCGAGCAAATGGGCTGTGGCCTTGCGGACGCCATTGACGATGGTGATCGTATTGGAATCGCCGCCCTGTTTGAGGATCGGGATATAGACAGAATGCTGACCGTCTACGCGGACGATGTTGGTCTGCAACTGGCCTCCGTCTACGGCATGTCCTATATCTCCGATGAGGATCGAGGAATTGCCTACAGTGCGCAACGGAATGCCGTTGACATCGTTGGGCGTAGGCACCTGGCTGTTTGCGTAAATGTTGTAGTCCTTGGGTCCGATGCGGACGTCGCCGGCCGGCAAAATGAGGTTCGAATCGTTGACGGCATGCACCACATCAGTCACGCTCAGCTGCGACGCTTGCAGTTTGAGAGGATCGACATAGACCATGATCTGCCGATAGGTTCCGCCATATGGCTGCGGGACGGACGCGCCGGGTACGTTTGCGACCTGGTTGCGCACGCTGAACTGCGCCAGGTCCTTCAACTGAGTCTGGTTCATTCCGGCGCCCTTGAGCGTGATGAGGCACACCGGAAGATTTGCTGCGTCGAAGCTCAGCACGACCGGCGGCAGTGTTCCAGGCGGCAAACGCCGCAGATTGGCCAATGCGAGGTTCGAGATGCTGCTCACAGCCGCGTTGGGGTCCGTGCCGGGATGAAAGTAAATCTTGATCAGGCTGACACCAGCCAGCGACCGTGATTCGATGTGATCGATGTTGCTTCCCAGGGTGAAGAATCTCTCATCACTGTCCGTGATATCGGACTCGATCTGTTGTGGCGGCATGCCCGCGTAGAACGTGGCAACGACAACAACCGGAATCTTGACCGGGGGAAAGAGATCGACAGGCATCCCAACAATGGCTGCCACACCAACGACCACTACAACCAGACACGCCATCAGAATGAGAAATGGATATCGAATCGCAAACGACGACATGGCTACTTATCTCCCTTATGTGTCTGCTGGTGGTAGGTAACAAGGTCGGGTGAGGCGGCCTGTGGCTTAACTTTCTCGCCAGGTTGCAACGTGGACAATTCGCCGATGATGACTCGGTCTCCCTCGCTTAGACCTCCTGTAATCTCCTGCTGGTTTGCGCCAGCAATGCCGAGGACAACGGACCTTCGCTGAACCCGGTTACTGCCATTGACCAGCATCACGGACGGTTGATCGCCCTGGATAATGGCAGACGGCGGTACGATCAGAGCACCGGTCTTTTGCTGCAACGCGAAGGTGACATCGGCGTACATGCCCGGCGTGAGCGTCAGACCTGGATTGGGGACATCGACCTCGGCAAGCATGGTCCGGGTTGCATTGGAAACATCCCGGGTGTAGCGAACCACCGAGCCGGGAAACTGTTGTCCCGTCGCCTGGACATGAATCATTGCCTTCGATCCCACATGTAGCAGCGGGACATCCTGCTCGGGGATGGGCATACGCAGCCGGAGGACATCGCTTTGGGCGAGACGAACGACGGCTTGGCCGTAATTCTCGGAAGTCCCTGCTGGAATGAGAGAGCCTGTATCGGCGTAGCGCATGGTCACCTCACCACTAAAGGGTGCTGTGATCGTTGCGTAATGGACAAGACTGCTGACACGCAGGTTATCGGCGCGCGAGACGCCGAGCTGCCCCTGCGCAGCGGCCACTGCGGACTTCGCTGCGTCCACTTGTGCCGCGGCCGAGCGGTCACGCGCCAGGGCGTCGTCCACCTCCTGCGCTGCCACCAGCCCCGGCTGCTGATCGGAGGCCTTTTTCAGGCGAACATAATTTGCATGCGCGGCAGCGTAGTTCGCCTCCTCCCGTGCGACCTCGTTCTGCAGCCGCTCGATGTTCTGCTGGGTCTGGGTTATACCGGCTTGTGCGCCTGCGACTTCGGCGTCGAGCTCCGGCACCTCCAGCACGGCCAGCGTCTGGCCCTCGTGAACACGATC from Acidicapsa acidisoli encodes:
- a CDS encoding efflux RND transporter periplasmic adaptor subunit, whose protein sequence is MRSKRLSILVPCLLIAIVLVFVFLHAHHRQESVAAESPSPPTVAVIAARFGTIANQLSVAGVFQPFQDVDVHGKVSGYIRHIYVDIGDRVHEGQTLAVLEVPELDAEVAGAQAGITQTQQNIERLQNEVAREEANYAAAHANYVRLKKASDQQPGLVAAQEVDDALARDRSAAAQVDAAKSAVAAAQGQLGVSRADNLRVSSLVHYATITAPFSGEVTMRYADTGSLIPAGTSENYGQAVVRLAQSDVLRLRMPIPEQDVPLLHVGSKAMIHVQATGQQFPGSVVRYTRDVSNATRTMLAEVDVPNPGLTLTPGMYADVTFALQQKTGALIVPPSAIIQGDQPSVMLVNGSNRVQRRSVVLGIAGANQQEITGGLSEGDRVIIGELSTLQPGEKVKPQAASPDLVTYHQQTHKGDK